CACAAAATTTTCGCAATAGTTCCGTATTTCTTCTCTAGTTGTTGCAAAACTTTCTTTAATTTCTTCTTCCGTTCCTATCTTTTTGGAAGGGTCTGAAAAGTTATGGTGGAAACGTTTTGCATTCGTAGGAAAATACGGGCAGTATTCTTTTGCGTGGTCGCAAACTGTGATCAGAAAATGAAATTCGATACCTTTGTATTCATTGATATGATTAGAGGTATGGCTTGAAATATCAATTCCTGCTTCTTTCATCGTCGCAATTGCTTTTGGATTCACTCCATGGGTTTCAATTCCGGCGCTATATACATTTGCTTTTTCTTTTGCATAATGTCGCATCCAACCTTCAGCGATTTGACTTCGACAGCTATTTCCAGTGCAGAGGATTAAAATATTTTTTACATCACTCACAACAGTTCTCCGACTTATTCTTTTTGAATGTTTTGATGAATTCGATATATTCCGAAAATTCATCAAAAGCTTTAGATAAATTTTCCCAGTGAACGCAATAACAAGAGGAAGTTCCTTCCACTTCTCCTTTCACTAGCCCACCTTCTTTTAATTCTTTTAAATGTTGGGAAACGGTAGATTGAGCCAGAGGTAATATTTCGACAATCTCTCCACAAACACATGTTTGGCGATTGGCTAAAACTTCTAAAATGGCAAGCCTTGCTGGATGAGAAAGTAGTTTGGTAAAGCCGGCAATTCTTTGTATTTTTTCCGGGAATTCTGTTTTTTTGTTTTGGGCCATAGTATATCGTAAATATACGATTTACTGAGTCCTTAATTTTCGTCAACCAAAATGAAAGAAATTTCAGGGAGGTAGGGCTTGGAGAAATTCCCCGGATTTCCAGGGAAGTTTGCTTGGTCTAACGGTAAGATTGGTATT
This genomic interval from Leptospira perdikensis contains the following:
- a CDS encoding arsenate reductase ArsC, which produces MSDVKNILILCTGNSCRSQIAEGWMRHYAKEKANVYSAGIETHGVNPKAIATMKEAGIDISSHTSNHINEYKGIEFHFLITVCDHAKEYCPYFPTNAKRFHHNFSDPSKKIGTEEEIKESFATTREEIRNYCENFVNEEL
- a CDS encoding ArsR/SmtB family transcription factor; this encodes MAQNKKTEFPEKIQRIAGFTKLLSHPARLAILEVLANRQTCVCGEIVEILPLAQSTVSQHLKELKEGGLVKGEVEGTSSCYCVHWENLSKAFDEFSEYIEFIKTFKKNKSENCCE